One genomic window of Arachis stenosperma cultivar V10309 chromosome 10, arast.V10309.gnm1.PFL2, whole genome shotgun sequence includes the following:
- the LOC130955969 gene encoding T-complex protein 1 subunit epsilon: MALAFDEFGRPFIILKEQEQKSRLRGLDAQKANISAGKAVARILRTSLGPKGMDKMLQSPDGDVIITNDGATILEQMDVDNQIAKLMVELSRSQDYEIGDGTTGVVVMAGALLEQAERLLERGIHPIRVAEGYEMASRIAVDHLENIAKKFEFGPTDLEPLIQTCMTTLSSKIVNRCKRSLAEIAVKAVLAVADLERKDVNLDLIKVEGKVGGKLEDTELIYGIVVDKDMSHPQMPKRIEDAKIAILTCPFEPPKPKTKHKVDIDTVEKFQTLRKQEQQYFDDMVQKCKDVGATLVICQWGFDDEANHLLMHRNLPAVRWVGGVELELIAIATGGRIVPRFQELSPEKLGKAGLVREKSFGTTKDRMLYIEHCANSRAVTIFTRGGNKMIIEETKRSLHDALCVARNLIRNNSIVYGGGSAEISCSIAVEAAADRYPGVEQYAIRAFGDALEAIPMALAENSGLQPIETLSAVKSQQIKDNNPNFGIDCNDVGTNDMREQNVFETLIGKQQQILLATQVVKMILKIDDVISPSEF; encoded by the exons ATGGCGCTGGCTTTCGACGAGTTCGGGAGGCCGTTCATTATACTGAAGGAGCAAGAGCAGAAGAGCAGACTGAGAGGACTCGATGCACAGAAGGCCAACATCTCCGCCGGCAAAGCCGTCGCCCGCATCCTTCGCACCTCCCTTGGCCCTAAAGGCATGGACAAGATGCTCCAGAGCCCCGACGGCGACGTCATCATCA CGAATGATGGAGCAACAATCTTGGAGCAGATGGATGTTGACAACCAGATTGCTAAACTGATGGTTGAGCTGTCCCGGAGTCAGGATTATGAAATTGGGGATGGAACTACTGGAGTTGTTGTTATGGCTGGAGCTCTTCTGGAGCAAGCTGAGCGGCTCTTGGAACGTGGAATTCATCCAATTAGGGTTGCCGAGGGCTATGAAATGGCATCCAGGATTGCTGTTGATCACCTGGAGAATATTGCTAAAAAGTTTGAATTTGGGCCTACGGATTTGGAGCCTTTGATTCAAACTTGTATGACTACTTTGTCCTCTAAAAT TGTGAATCGGTGCAAGCGCAGCTTGGCTGAGATTGCTGTCAAAGCAGTTCTTGCTGTTGCTGATCTAGAAAGGAAAGATGTTAACTTAGATCTAATTAAAGTAGAAGGGAAAGTTGGTGGTAAATTGGAGGATACTGAGTTAATATATGGAATTGTTGTTGACAAGGATATGAGCCATCCACAAATGCCAAAGCGAATTGAAGATGCTAAAATTGCAATCTTGACTTGCCCCTTTGAGCCTCCAAAGCCAAAGACTAAGCATAAGGTGGACATTGATACTGTTGAGAAGTTCCAGACATTAAGGAAACAAGAGCAACAGTATTTTGATGACATGGTTCAAAAATGCAAG GATGTTGGTGCAACCCTGGTTATTTGCCAGTGGGGCTTTGACGATGAAGCAAATCATCTCTTAATGCACAGGAACTTGCCTGCTGTCAGATGGGTCGGTGGTGTAGAGTTGGAATTGATCGCAATTGCAACAG GTGGAAGAATTGTGCCTAGGTTCCAAGAGTTGAGTCCTGAAAAGCTGGGAAAG GCTGGTTTGGTTCGAGAAAAATCCTTTGGTACAACAAAAGACCGGATGCTGTACATTGAGCATTGTGCAAACTCGAGGGCTGTGACAATATTCACTCGTGGAG GTAACAAAATGATCATAGAGGAGACAAAGCGCAGTCTTCATGATGCCTTGTGTGTGGCTAGGAATCTCATCCGCAACAATTCTATAgtatatggtggtggttctgcTGAAATCTCCTGCTCTATTGCTGTGGAAGCTGCTGCTGATAGATACCCTGGAGTAGAGCAG TATGCTATCAGAGCATTTGGAGATGCGTTGGAGGCCATTCCGATGGCCCTTGCTGAAAATAGCGGCCTTCAACCTATTGAAACGTTATCTGCTGTGAAGTCCCAGCAAATAAAG GACAATAATCCTAACTTTGGCATCGACTGCAATGATGTTGGCACCAATGACATGCGTGAGCAAAACGTATTTGAAACTTTGATTGGAAAGCAGCAACAGATCTTGCTTGCTACTCAAGTTGTCaagatgattttgaaaattgatgatGTTATTTCCCCATCAGAGTTCTGA